A window of the Oncorhynchus mykiss isolate Arlee chromosome 15, USDA_OmykA_1.1, whole genome shotgun sequence genome harbors these coding sequences:
- the LOC110490279 gene encoding G-protein coupled receptor 22: MHTPPVLISEATMSNVTVLDTSEPSDLDMTQSAAPYPVSFQVSLTGFLLLEIVLGLSSNLTVLVLYCMKQNLITSVSNIVTMNLHVLDVLVCVSCIPLTAVVILLPLEADTALVCCFHEACVSFASVATASNVLAITVDRYDISVRPANRMLTMGRAVALLGLIWAMSFFSFLVPFMEVGFFSDFGSESVNQTAVASVVHTNEYYTELGLYYHLLAQIPIFFFTAVVMLVTYYKILQALNIRIGTRFQHNQPKKKLRKKKTISLTTATQVESTDASQGSGAVRGGGNPPAVLSMRTSVSVLMALRRAVKRHRERRERQKRVFRMSLLIISTFLLCWTPITVLNTVILSAGPSDFTVKLRLGFLVMAYGTTIFHPLLYAFTRQKFQKVLKSKMKKRVVSVVEAEPMPNNVVIHNSWIDPKRNNKKVTFEETEVRQKCLSSQDLEQNNIVCQP; the protein is encoded by the exons ATGCATACCCCTCCTGTGCTGATCTCAGAAGCCACCATGAGCAACGTGACTGTCCTCGACACCTCGGAACCCTCTGACCTTGATATGACCCAGTCTGCTGCCCCCTACCCCGTCAGCTTCCAG GTGTCGCTGACAGGGTTCCTGCTGCTAGAGATCGTGCTGGGCCTAAGCAGCAACCTGACAGTGCTGGTCCTTTACTGCATGAAGCAGAACCTCATCACCTCCGTGTCCAACATCGTCACCATGAATCTGCACGTCCTAGACGTACTA GTTTGTGTGTCTTGCATCCCTCTGACTGCCGTGGTAATACTCCTCCCCCTAGAGGCTGATACGGCGCTGGTCTGCTGCTTCCACGAGGCCTGTGTCTCCTTCGCTAGCGTAGCCACTGCCTCGAACGTGCTAGCCATCACCGTCGACCGCTACGACATCTCAGTGCGTCCAGCCAACCGCATGCTAACCATGGGCCGCGCCGTGGCTCTGCTGGGCTTGATTTGGGCTATGTCCTTCTTCAGTTTCCTGGTCCCCTTCATGGAGGTGGGCTTCTTCAGCGATTTTGGCTCGGAGTCTGTCAACCAGACTGCAGTCGCCTCTGTGGTCCATACTAACGAGTACTACACAGAGCTGGGGCTGTATTACCACCTCCTGGCTCAGATCCCCATCTTTTTCTTCACGGCCGTAGTCATGCTGGTGACCTACTACAAGATACTCCAGGCCCTGAACATCCGCATCGGGACCCGCTTCCAACACAACCAGCCCAAGAAGAAGCTCCGCAAGAAGAAGACCATCTCCTTGACCACTGCAACGCAGGTGGAATCTACAGATGCGTCCCAGGGCAGCGGGGCGGTCAGAGGGGGCGGAAACCCACCTGCTGTCCTGTCCATGCGGACCTCCGTCTCCGTCCTCATGGCTCTGCGCAGGGCTGTTAAACGCCACCGGGAACGGCGGGAGAGGCAGAAACGCGTCTTCAGGATGTCCCTACTCATCATCTCCACCTTCCTGCTCTGCTGGACGCCCATCACAGTCCTCAACACGGTCATCCTCAGCGCAGGGCCCTCAGACTTCACGGTCAAGTTGCGGTTGGGTTTCCTGGTCATGGCCTACGGGACGACCATCTTTCACCCACTGCTCTACGCCTTCACCAGGCAAAAGTTCCAGAAGGTGTTGAAGAGCAAGATGAAGAAGAGGGTGGTGTCTGTGGTGGAGGCTGAGCCCATGCCCAACAACGTGGTCATTCACAACTCCTGGATCGACCCCAAGAGGAACAACAAGAAAGTCACCTTCGAGGAGACTGAGGTCAGGCAGAAGTGTCTATCTTCCCAGGACCTGGAACAGAACAACATCGTCTGTCAACCATGA